From the genome of Lotus japonicus ecotype B-129 chromosome 6, LjGifu_v1.2, one region includes:
- the LOC130722857 gene encoding uncharacterized protein LOC130722857, translating into MILIDRRGTKIQASVCRRHPITRPIEVGRVYNISHFKVVLNDGIRLTPHDFRLIFHTCTSVAESFDVRIPRNGWSFYNTQIIRNRVSDFTHLIDCLGVISAAGQEKLFIKDSQLTKMLHIDLQDSRGKIRCLLIGSLVNIVADYLASNWTKRSVIAFQFVKVKSFKGTPVSSKVHFNPNIHDAIELTKRDEMLNTYPRKTLTQLLETKEFKVEVFDGVDSAVFVLYDPEAEQFTGFSCEELINNIALENKSIPEGEYHEDIENRVAGLEMLLWSATKLV; encoded by the exons ATGATCTTGATCGACAGAAGG GGGACAAAGATACAAGCTTCTGTGTGCAGGAGGCACCCTATTACTCGTCCTATTGAAGTTGGAAGGGTGTACAACATATCTCATTTCAAGGTTGTTTTAAATGATGGCATTCGATTGACCCCTCATGACTTTAGGTTGATATTCCATACCTGCACAAGTGTTGCTGAAAGCTTTGATGTTCGAATCCCTCGCAATGGCTGGTCTTTTTACAATACTCAGATTATTCGTAACAGGGTTAGTGATTTTACCCACCTGATTG ATTGTTTGGGAGTTATTTCTGCTGCTGGTCAAGAGAAGCTCTTCATAAAAGACAGTCAGCTCACTAAGATGTTGCATATTGATCTGCAAGATTCAAG GGGAAAAATTAGATGTCTTCTTATTGGGAGTTTGGTGAACATTGTTGCTGACTATTTGGCTTCTAACTGGACTAAGAGGTCTGTAattgcatttcagtttgttaaGGTCAAAAGCTTCAAAG GCACACCTGTATCTTCAAAAGTTCATTTCAACCCAAACATTCATGATGCTATTGAGTTAACTAAAAG GGATGAAATGCTTAATACCTACCCTAGGAAAACATTAACTCAGCTGCTGGAAACTAAAGAG TTCAAAGTAGAGGTTTTTGACGGCGTCGACAGCGCTGTATTTGTGTTATACGACCCTGAGGCAGAACAGTTTACTGGCTTTTCATGTGAAGAATTGATCAATAACATTGCA CTTGAGAACAAAAGCATTCCTGAAGGGGAGTATCATGAGGACATTGAAAACCGTGTAGCTGGCTTGGAGATGCTTTTATGGTCCGCAACAAAGTTGGTATGA